In Amycolatopsis jiangsuensis, the following proteins share a genomic window:
- a CDS encoding class I SAM-dependent methyltransferase, with protein sequence MSQTIGWNNFVDTQARAEHDRLRLLERSFDPFSFRQLDELGVRPGWQCLEVGAGAGSVAARMAELAGPENVVATDLSHAFLGPLAELGVRVLHHDVTADDAPGEFDVIHTRFVLEHLPARQDTIKRMASWLKPGGWLLAEIGTTLPELSSRPATRQAMAVLARVMTERVGTAPEWARTFPVPLEEAGLTDCTAEGVIQPARGGQPLASWLKHTTKLVEQHALTTGLITREVLDEAYATYDSPSFVDYAWMTVAARGRRA encoded by the coding sequence ATGTCGCAGACGATCGGCTGGAACAACTTCGTCGACACCCAGGCGCGGGCCGAGCACGATCGGCTGCGGCTGCTGGAGCGCAGCTTCGACCCGTTCAGCTTCCGGCAGCTGGATGAGCTCGGGGTGCGGCCGGGCTGGCAGTGCCTGGAGGTCGGGGCCGGTGCGGGGTCGGTGGCCGCGCGGATGGCCGAGCTCGCCGGCCCGGAGAACGTGGTGGCGACCGACCTCAGCCACGCTTTCCTGGGTCCGCTGGCCGAGCTGGGCGTGCGGGTGTTGCACCACGACGTCACCGCCGACGACGCACCCGGCGAGTTCGACGTGATCCACACCCGGTTCGTCCTCGAGCACCTGCCCGCGCGCCAGGACACGATCAAGCGGATGGCGTCCTGGCTGAAGCCCGGCGGCTGGCTGCTGGCCGAGATCGGCACCACCCTGCCCGAGCTGTCCTCGCGGCCGGCGACCCGCCAGGCCATGGCGGTGCTGGCGCGGGTCATGACCGAACGGGTCGGCACCGCGCCGGAGTGGGCCCGGACCTTCCCGGTCCCGCTGGAGGAAGCCGGCCTGACCGACTGCACCGCGGAGGGCGTGATCCAGCCGGCCCGGGGCGGGCAGCCACTGGCGAGCTGGCTGAAGCACACCACGAAACTCGTCGAGCAGCACGCTCTCACCACCGGCCTGATCACCCGCGAAGTACTCGACGAGGCGTACGCGACGTACGATTCTCCGTCCTTTGTGGACTACGCGTGGATGACCGTGGCGGCACGCGGACGCCGGGCCTGA